A window from Bordetella petrii encodes these proteins:
- a CDS encoding acyl-CoA carboxylase subunit beta, which yields MEDSRGTPAAQDWEAERQELARRREQAAAMGGPEALAKHKARGRLNARERLALLCDAGSFRELGRIAGKGRYDADGFFQSLSPVNAIIGSGRIEGRKAMISADDYTLRAGSSEATISDKWIYAERMALDLKMPLVRLVDTAGGSVKLLEQQGSSKIPGYPTWPVVPLLDEVPVVGVALGACAGLGAIKVLMSHFSVMVRDQAQVFAAGPPVVKQAYGIDIDKNALGGYQVHRRSALVHNEAASEEDAFAQARRFLSYLPRHAGLMADRAAADDPPGRADDWLKDAIPKDRRKVYDPRKILASVFDRDSVFEIGRYQGGSTITALARLHGYPVGVLCSDPRVSGGAMTTTSAWKIERHVKLCQTFNLPVVHLVDQPGNATGPEAELSGTLLGAVRVLTTIEKSTVPWVSIIMRRAFGMAGGLHAPKHFPQLNHRFAWPSARWGSIPIEGGVAAAHRNDIAAADDPAAEQARLEAYYHRIASPFRTAEKFGMLDVIDPRETRDILCDWVEDAWEVLKAR from the coding sequence ATGGAAGACTCGCGCGGCACCCCCGCCGCCCAGGATTGGGAAGCAGAACGGCAAGAGCTGGCCCGGCGGCGCGAACAGGCCGCCGCCATGGGCGGGCCGGAAGCGCTGGCCAAGCACAAGGCGCGCGGCCGCCTGAACGCGCGCGAGCGCCTTGCGCTGCTGTGCGACGCCGGATCGTTCCGCGAGCTGGGGCGCATCGCCGGCAAGGGCCGCTACGATGCCGACGGCTTCTTCCAGTCCCTGTCGCCCGTCAACGCCATCATCGGCTCCGGCCGCATCGAAGGCCGCAAGGCGATGATCTCGGCCGATGACTACACGCTGCGCGCGGGCTCGTCGGAAGCCACCATTTCCGACAAGTGGATCTACGCCGAGCGCATGGCGCTCGACCTGAAAATGCCGCTGGTAAGGTTGGTGGATACCGCCGGCGGCAGCGTCAAGCTGCTGGAGCAGCAAGGCAGCAGCAAGATTCCCGGCTATCCCACCTGGCCGGTGGTGCCGCTGCTGGACGAAGTGCCCGTCGTGGGCGTGGCGCTGGGCGCCTGCGCCGGGCTGGGCGCCATCAAGGTGCTGATGTCGCATTTCTCGGTCATGGTGCGCGACCAGGCCCAGGTATTCGCGGCCGGGCCGCCGGTGGTGAAGCAGGCCTACGGCATCGACATCGACAAGAACGCGCTGGGCGGCTACCAGGTGCACCGCCGCAGCGCGCTGGTGCACAACGAAGCCGCCAGCGAAGAAGACGCCTTCGCGCAGGCGCGGCGCTTCCTGTCGTACCTGCCGCGCCATGCCGGCCTGATGGCCGACCGCGCCGCCGCCGACGATCCGCCCGGCCGCGCCGACGACTGGCTGAAAGATGCCATCCCCAAAGACCGCCGCAAGGTCTACGATCCGCGCAAGATCCTGGCATCGGTGTTCGACCGCGACAGCGTGTTCGAAATCGGCCGCTACCAGGGCGGCTCGACCATCACCGCGCTGGCGCGCCTGCATGGCTATCCGGTGGGCGTGCTGTGCAGCGACCCGCGCGTCTCGGGCGGCGCGATGACCACCACCTCGGCCTGGAAGATCGAGCGGCACGTCAAGCTGTGCCAAACCTTCAACCTGCCCGTGGTGCACCTGGTCGACCAGCCCGGCAACGCCACCGGCCCCGAGGCCGAACTCAGCGGCACGCTGCTGGGCGCCGTGCGGGTGCTGACCACTATCGAAAAATCCACCGTGCCCTGGGTATCCATCATCATGCGGCGCGCCTTCGGCATGGCCGGCGGCCTGCATGCGCCCAAGCACTTTCCGCAGCTCAATCACCGCTTTGCCTGGCCCTCGGCGCGCTGGGGGTCGATTCCCATCGAAGGCGGAGTGGCGGCGGCGCATCGCAACGATATCGCGGCCGCCGACGACCCCGCGGCCGAACAGGCGCGGCTGGAAGCCTATTACCACCGCATCGCATCGCCGTTCCGCACCGCCGAGAAATTCGGCATGCTGGATGTGATCGATCCGCGCGAAACGCGCGACATTCTGTGCGACTGGGTGGAAGACGCCTGGGAAGTGCTGAAGGCCCGCTAG
- a CDS encoding Bug family tripartite tricarboxylate transporter substrate binding protein has product MEASLRSLMVWVAFVAATFGWPAHAQTWQPQHSVEFVVPAGPGAALDTAARELQRLLEQQKILDQTLVITNRPGGSGAVGLQTLRAHEGDSHWVGTFSTGMISARVLHPDALSYAEMTPIALLLEESMLVAVRADSPLKNVHDLVAQLKKKPDSLSIAVATSVGNHIHLAIAKPLKKAGVDITKLVIVPYKSSGESITALLGGHVDVVSASSPNVLAQYKAGTIRLLAVSTAERLPGQLSAVPTWKEQGIDAVSTSVQGVLGPANMSPAQLQYWESALAKVAASKEWNDFLKTQLWRPRFARHEEMQKVLDEEYASTRSLLLDLKLAKP; this is encoded by the coding sequence ATGGAAGCTTCACTACGCAGCTTGATGGTCTGGGTGGCATTCGTGGCGGCAACTTTCGGATGGCCCGCGCACGCGCAGACATGGCAGCCGCAGCACAGCGTCGAATTCGTAGTGCCGGCCGGCCCGGGCGCGGCGCTGGACACCGCCGCGCGCGAACTGCAGCGCCTGCTGGAACAGCAAAAGATACTGGACCAGACCCTGGTCATCACCAACAGGCCCGGCGGCAGCGGCGCGGTGGGGCTGCAGACCCTGCGCGCGCACGAAGGCGATTCGCACTGGGTGGGCACATTTTCAACCGGCATGATCAGCGCCCGGGTGCTGCACCCCGATGCGCTGTCATACGCCGAAATGACGCCCATCGCCCTGCTGCTGGAAGAATCCATGCTGGTGGCGGTGCGCGCCGATTCTCCGCTGAAGAATGTGCACGACCTGGTCGCCCAGCTGAAGAAGAAGCCCGATTCGCTGTCTATCGCGGTGGCCACTTCGGTGGGCAACCACATCCACCTGGCCATCGCCAAGCCGCTGAAAAAGGCCGGCGTGGACATCACCAAGCTGGTCATCGTGCCGTACAAGTCGTCGGGCGAATCCATTACCGCCCTGCTGGGCGGGCATGTGGACGTCGTGTCGGCCTCGTCGCCCAATGTGCTGGCGCAGTACAAGGCGGGCACCATCCGCCTGCTGGCCGTTAGCACGGCCGAGCGCCTGCCGGGCCAGCTGTCGGCCGTGCCCACCTGGAAAGAACAGGGCATCGACGCGGTATCCACCTCGGTGCAGGGGGTGCTGGGGCCCGCGAACATGAGCCCGGCGCAATTGCAGTACTGGGAATCCGCCCTGGCCAAGGTGGCCGCCAGCAAGGAATGGAACGACTTTCTGAAAACCCAGCTGTGGCGCCCCCGCTTCGCCAGGCATGAAGAAATGCAGAAAGTGCTGGACGAAGAATACGCGTCCACGCGCAGCCTGCTGCTGGACCTGAAACTGGCCAAGCCCTGA
- a CDS encoding biotin/lipoyl-binding carrier protein encodes MGRANVVAEVTGTVWKVEAAPGAAVGPDDVVMLIESMKMEIPVLAAGSGRIAEILVREGDTVQEGETVAVLDT; translated from the coding sequence GTGGGACGCGCAAACGTGGTGGCCGAAGTCACCGGCACGGTATGGAAAGTCGAGGCCGCGCCCGGCGCGGCGGTGGGCCCGGACGACGTGGTCATGCTGATCGAGTCGATGAAGATGGAAATCCCCGTGCTGGCCGCCGGTTCGGGGCGCATCGCCGAGATCCTGGTGCGCGAGGGGGACACCGTCCAGGAAGGCGAGACGGTGGCGGTGCTGGACACCTGA
- a CDS encoding LysR family transcriptional regulator, with translation MRLNFNLLSTFLAVAENSSFRAASAQVHLSLPAVSMQIKQLEERLGVTLFHRTTRKVGLTPEGEQLMISARKAMAELDVAFERIQRVADLHQGNLSFACVPTVAGTRLPALLTRFAHEFPRITVKVREVAQPGLLAAVRKREVDFGIGVGLQADPASEFESQALFDDDYVAVFPAGHPFSDKRAISLRELSRTRLLALGASQFRQHLLDAAQHEKLALDLSYEFTHVNTVIAMIEAGLGIGILPAVAIPQRASLRMSRVIRPSMKRTIAIIRIKGHSLSPAALQFVDMCGALAGP, from the coding sequence ATGAGGCTGAATTTCAACTTGCTGTCGACCTTCCTCGCCGTCGCCGAGAATTCCAGTTTCCGCGCGGCCAGCGCCCAGGTGCACTTGTCGCTGCCGGCGGTCAGCATGCAGATCAAGCAGCTCGAAGAACGCCTGGGTGTCACGCTGTTCCACCGCACCACGCGCAAAGTCGGGCTTACGCCGGAAGGCGAACAGCTGATGATCAGCGCGCGCAAGGCCATGGCCGAGCTCGATGTCGCGTTCGAGCGCATCCAGCGCGTTGCCGACCTGCACCAGGGCAACCTGTCTTTCGCCTGCGTGCCCACCGTGGCGGGCACCAGGCTGCCCGCCCTGCTGACCCGCTTCGCGCATGAGTTTCCCCGCATCACGGTGAAAGTCCGCGAGGTCGCCCAGCCCGGCCTGCTGGCCGCCGTGCGCAAGCGCGAAGTCGACTTCGGCATCGGCGTCGGCCTGCAAGCCGACCCGGCAAGCGAGTTCGAGTCTCAAGCGCTGTTCGACGACGACTATGTAGCCGTATTTCCCGCCGGCCACCCGTTTTCGGACAAGCGCGCCATTTCCCTGCGGGAGCTGTCCAGAACGCGCCTGCTGGCGCTGGGCGCGTCGCAGTTCCGCCAGCACCTGCTCGACGCCGCGCAGCATGAAAAGCTGGCGCTCGACCTGAGCTATGAATTCACCCATGTGAACACCGTCATCGCCATGATCGAAGCCGGCCTGGGAATCGGCATCTTGCCGGCCGTGGCCATTCCACAGCGCGCGTCGCTGCGGATGTCGCGGGTCATCCGCCCTTCGATGAAGCGCACCATCGCCATCATCAGAATCAAGGGCCACTCCCTGTCCCCCGCAGCGTTGCAGTTCGTCGACATGTGCGGGGCGCTGGCGGGGCCATGA
- a CDS encoding GntR family transcriptional regulator yields the protein MASARDLVYAELRRRLMSGAFLPGQRLREEHIATELAVSRTPVRSAIERLVEDGLVAREGRRGAVVMGWLDRDINEAFELRLLLEPYAARAAASRASAGQIDELEQINENMLRAVHSDDAGHVAQVQHCNNRFHHALLAAAQSARVRSLVENLLDMPIIIGSFYFYSRDDMLRSVEQHRQIIAALRARDPDFAETAMRFHLSATHRLFRNQRKPAPATGA from the coding sequence ATGGCTAGCGCGCGCGACCTGGTATACGCGGAACTGCGCCGGCGCCTGATGTCGGGCGCCTTCTTGCCCGGCCAGCGGCTGCGCGAAGAACACATCGCCACCGAACTGGCCGTCAGCCGCACGCCGGTGCGCAGCGCCATCGAGCGCCTGGTCGAAGACGGCCTGGTGGCGCGCGAGGGGCGGCGCGGCGCGGTGGTCATGGGCTGGCTCGACCGCGACATCAACGAGGCCTTCGAGCTGCGCCTGCTGCTCGAACCCTACGCCGCGCGGGCCGCCGCCAGCCGCGCCAGCGCCGGCCAGATCGACGAGCTCGAGCAAATCAACGAAAACATGCTGCGCGCGGTGCATTCCGACGACGCCGGGCACGTCGCGCAAGTCCAGCACTGCAACAACCGCTTCCACCATGCCCTGCTGGCGGCGGCGCAGTCGGCGCGCGTGCGCTCGCTGGTGGAAAACCTGCTCGACATGCCGATCATCATCGGCTCGTTCTACTTCTACAGCCGCGACGACATGCTGCGCAGCGTCGAGCAGCACCGGCAGATCATCGCCGCCCTGCGCGCGCGCGACCCCGACTTCGCCGAAACCGCCATGCGTTTCCACCTGTCGGCCACGCACCGGCTGTTTCGCAACCAGCGCAAGCCCGCACCCGCGACAGGCGCCTGA
- a CDS encoding RraA family protein: protein MIGFEIHTRKRAVSAELVEQFRRIPVANVSDCMSRMAAGGARLRPMHNGALMAGPALTVRCRPGDNLMVHKALDLAAPGDVIVVDAGGDLTNAIIGEIMTSYAASRGIAGIVINGAIRDSGTIGRNAFPVYAAGITHRGPYKDGPGEINCTVALDGMAIAPGDLILGDEDGLLCVPYEQAEELYRQAAAKHAAEEQTLAQIAAGKLDTSWVDARLRAQGCAVDAA, encoded by the coding sequence ATGATCGGCTTCGAGATTCATACCCGCAAGCGCGCGGTCAGCGCTGAACTGGTCGAGCAGTTTCGCCGCATTCCGGTGGCCAATGTCAGCGACTGCATGTCGCGCATGGCGGCCGGCGGGGCGCGGCTGCGCCCCATGCACAACGGCGCGCTGATGGCCGGCCCCGCGCTGACGGTGCGCTGCCGCCCCGGCGACAACCTGATGGTGCACAAGGCATTGGACCTGGCCGCGCCCGGCGACGTGATCGTGGTGGATGCCGGCGGTGATCTCACCAACGCCATCATCGGCGAGATCATGACCTCGTACGCCGCTTCGCGCGGCATCGCCGGCATTGTCATCAACGGCGCCATCCGCGATTCCGGCACCATCGGCCGCAATGCCTTCCCGGTGTACGCCGCGGGCATCACGCACCGCGGCCCCTACAAAGACGGGCCGGGCGAGATCAACTGCACGGTGGCGCTGGACGGCATGGCCATCGCGCCGGGCGACCTGATCCTGGGCGACGAAGACGGGCTGCTGTGCGTGCCCTACGAGCAGGCCGAGGAACTGTACCGGCAGGCCGCGGCCAAGCATGCGGCCGAAGAGCAGACCCTGGCGCAGATCGCCGCGGGCAAGCTGGACACTTCGTGGGTGGATGCGCGCCTGCGCGCGCAGGGCTGCGCCGTCGACGCGGCCTGA
- a CDS encoding Bug family tripartite tricarboxylate transporter substrate binding protein → MQVLKRIMAAAVLVSCSAAAVAAGLDGAPVTFISPFPPGGGTDTLTRMMATAIGQDTGWNIVVENKPGAGGNLALDATARARPDGHTLVMAQTDNIVLNPWLYKKLSYDTFKDFKPVGLVASSPSVFVVLPDSPFKTVDDVVQAAKARPGQVSLGIPGIGGSGDLIGHLWRKAAGMELMHVPYRGWSQAFPDLMSGRIDMYTGSAASLLPQIRAGKVRALAVVADERSPALPDVPTFVESGFKTIDQTIWWGLMAPGQTPDDIIATLNAAVNRALGQPALVQKLQQAGYSVMKGTPQDLDKRHRIDHDVFGKVVQEAGIPKQ, encoded by the coding sequence ATGCAAGTCCTGAAAAGAATCATGGCCGCCGCGGTGCTGGTGTCGTGCTCGGCGGCCGCCGTGGCGGCCGGCCTGGACGGCGCGCCCGTCACGTTCATCTCGCCGTTCCCGCCGGGCGGAGGCACCGACACGCTGACCCGCATGATGGCCACCGCCATCGGCCAGGACACGGGCTGGAATATCGTGGTCGAGAACAAGCCCGGCGCCGGCGGCAACCTGGCGCTGGACGCCACCGCGCGGGCGCGCCCCGACGGGCATACGCTGGTCATGGCGCAGACCGACAACATCGTCCTCAACCCCTGGCTGTACAAGAAGCTGAGCTACGACACTTTCAAGGACTTCAAGCCGGTGGGGCTGGTGGCCTCTTCGCCCAGCGTGTTCGTGGTGCTGCCGGATTCGCCTTTCAAGACGGTGGACGACGTCGTGCAGGCGGCGAAGGCCAGGCCGGGGCAGGTGTCGCTGGGCATTCCCGGCATCGGCGGCAGCGGCGACCTGATCGGCCACCTGTGGCGCAAAGCCGCGGGCATGGAGCTGATGCACGTGCCATATCGCGGCTGGTCGCAAGCGTTTCCCGACCTGATGAGCGGCCGCATCGACATGTACACCGGTTCGGCGGCCTCGCTGCTGCCGCAGATCCGTGCCGGCAAGGTGCGCGCGCTGGCGGTGGTGGCCGACGAGCGCTCGCCCGCGCTGCCGGACGTGCCCACGTTCGTGGAAAGCGGCTTCAAGACGATCGACCAGACCATCTGGTGGGGCCTGATGGCGCCCGGCCAGACGCCGGACGATATCATTGCCACGCTGAATGCCGCGGTGAACCGCGCCCTGGGCCAGCCCGCGCTGGTGCAGAAGCTGCAGCAGGCCGGCTACAGCGTCATGAAGGGCACGCCGCAAGACCTGGACAAACGCCACCGCATCGACCACGATGTGTTCGGCAAAGTGGTGCAGGAAGCAGGCATCCCCAAGCAATAA
- a CDS encoding NAD(P)-dependent oxidoreductase encodes MRIALLGCGEVGHCYAQAWRAAGYALPAICELRQDPDMQARAQAHGAALHAAPGPWLAEADLVVSAVYGHAARAVAEQALPHMRGDALYADFTTASAADMRAAAAVAAGHGVPFADVAIMGAIALLGARTPLLCAGTAAPAIVEFAQGCGIPAQAIAGQAGDAVQLKLLRSILTKGMESLAVECLVAAEQLGLREALYGVLGDMDRTPLTAFLDSFVRSHVLHAPRRLAEVREAREQLALAGLQPLVLDGVERLFARTAQGIETARAARGGAPLDVPDTVPARLAWLTPLARQH; translated from the coding sequence ATGAGAATTGCTCTACTCGGCTGCGGCGAGGTCGGCCATTGCTACGCTCAGGCCTGGCGCGCCGCCGGCTATGCCTTGCCCGCCATTTGCGAGCTGCGCCAGGATCCGGACATGCAGGCGCGGGCGCAGGCCCATGGCGCGGCGCTACACGCGGCCCCCGGCCCCTGGCTGGCCGAAGCCGATCTGGTGGTGTCGGCGGTGTACGGGCATGCCGCGCGGGCCGTGGCCGAGCAGGCCCTTCCGCATATGCGCGGCGATGCGTTGTATGCCGATTTCACGACCGCCAGCGCGGCCGACATGCGCGCCGCGGCAGCGGTGGCGGCCGGCCATGGCGTGCCGTTCGCCGATGTGGCCATCATGGGGGCCATTGCCCTGCTGGGCGCGCGCACCCCGCTGCTGTGCGCCGGCACCGCGGCGCCCGCCATCGTGGAATTCGCGCAGGGCTGCGGCATTCCCGCCCAGGCCATCGCCGGGCAGGCCGGCGACGCGGTGCAGCTCAAGCTGCTGCGCAGCATTCTTACCAAGGGCATGGAAAGCCTGGCGGTGGAATGCCTGGTGGCGGCCGAGCAGCTGGGCCTGCGCGAGGCGCTGTATGGCGTGCTGGGCGACATGGACCGCACGCCGTTGACGGCCTTCCTGGATTCTTTCGTGCGTTCGCATGTGCTGCATGCGCCGCGCCGCCTGGCCGAAGTGCGCGAGGCGCGCGAGCAGCTGGCGCTGGCGGGCCTGCAGCCGCTGGTGCTGGACGGCGTGGAACGCCTGTTCGCGCGCACGGCGCAAGGCATCGAGACGGCGCGCGCGGCGCGCGGCGGGGCGCCGCTCGATGTGCCCGACACGGTGCCGGCGCGGCTGGCCTGGCTGACGCCGCTGGCGCGGCAACACTAG
- a CDS encoding VTT domain-containing protein, producing MHDIQTLLALYGGWLVFLNVLVEQAGLPVPAYPMLIAAGALAGGAGGWLAAWLLASLACLLADSAWYMAGRHYGGQLLELVCKVSLSQDSCIRQTQKLYLRVGVRSLLVCKFMPGAGALSTAMAGLTGTPYRRFVVYDLAGSLIWAGSALLLGALFSDVVGDVLALLATYGPPGLALLAFLLLAYVLMRGLRRWVLVRRLRRIPRLQPEELLRWQAAGRAPVVLDVRPGTDAALPRIPGAIAVDLAAPLAELPLAEQPAGIVVYCACPNEISAARLAARLRAAGYTDIWALQGGYDAWARLAGNGQAADGARAGASLEAAKGQAA from the coding sequence ATGCATGACATCCAGACCCTGCTGGCGCTCTATGGCGGGTGGCTCGTTTTCCTGAATGTGCTGGTCGAACAGGCCGGCCTGCCGGTGCCCGCCTATCCGATGCTGATCGCCGCGGGCGCGCTGGCAGGCGGCGCCGGCGGCTGGCTGGCGGCCTGGCTGCTGGCGTCGCTGGCCTGCCTGCTGGCCGACAGCGCCTGGTACATGGCCGGCCGGCACTACGGCGGGCAGCTGCTGGAACTGGTGTGCAAGGTTTCGCTGTCGCAGGATTCCTGCATCCGCCAGACCCAGAAGCTGTACCTGCGCGTGGGCGTGCGCTCGCTGCTGGTGTGCAAATTCATGCCGGGCGCGGGCGCGCTGTCCACCGCCATGGCCGGGCTGACCGGCACGCCATACCGGCGCTTCGTGGTCTACGACCTGGCCGGCTCGCTGATCTGGGCCGGCTCGGCGCTGCTGCTGGGCGCGCTGTTCAGCGACGTGGTGGGCGACGTGCTGGCGCTGCTGGCCACGTACGGGCCGCCGGGCCTGGCGCTGCTGGCCTTCCTGCTGCTGGCGTATGTGCTGATGCGCGGCCTGCGGCGCTGGGTGCTGGTACGCCGCCTGCGCCGCATTCCGCGCCTGCAGCCCGAAGAACTGCTGCGCTGGCAGGCCGCGGGCCGCGCCCCGGTCGTGCTCGATGTGCGGCCCGGCACCGACGCCGCCCTGCCGCGCATTCCCGGCGCCATCGCGGTGGACCTGGCCGCGCCGCTGGCCGAGCTGCCGCTGGCCGAACAGCCCGCCGGGATCGTGGTCTATTGCGCCTGCCCCAACGAAATCTCGGCCGCCCGCCTGGCCGCGCGCCTGCGCGCGGCGGGCTACACCGACATCTGGGCGCTGCAGGGCGGCTACGACGCGTGGGCGCGGCTAGCCGGAAACGGCCAGGCCGCAGATGGCGCCCGGGCCGGCGCCAGCCTTGAGGCGGCAAAAGGCCAGGCGGCCTGA
- a CDS encoding HXXEE domain-containing protein: MGDFSFGTDWPWVGAIAGLILLYLLFFSTRLQADPSQSRWHDRTWLAWMASFSYFAHNIEEYGVDLSGRAYAFPASMMRVLAGMGQAPSNEFYLAVNLSLVWVGLPIAAMLSRRHPLIGLAGYAVMAINFLTHAGAYIAGGYNPGLFTAAVLFLPLTLWATYALFGPGKLSYKGFGVVILAGVVAHAVLMGSVQLLVRGLISGNVAAIIQVMNTILLMLVLWAGERILEARLYRRD, from the coding sequence ATGGGCGATTTTTCCTTCGGTACCGATTGGCCATGGGTCGGCGCAATCGCCGGCCTGATTCTTCTATATCTACTCTTTTTTTCGACCAGGCTGCAGGCAGACCCATCGCAGTCACGATGGCATGACCGGACGTGGCTGGCATGGATGGCGTCCTTTAGCTACTTTGCCCACAACATCGAGGAATATGGCGTCGACTTGTCGGGGCGCGCTTATGCATTCCCGGCCAGCATGATGCGCGTGCTTGCAGGCATGGGCCAGGCGCCTTCCAATGAGTTTTATCTTGCCGTCAACTTGAGCCTGGTCTGGGTTGGCTTGCCCATTGCAGCCATGTTGAGCAGGCGGCATCCACTGATCGGACTGGCCGGATACGCGGTCATGGCCATCAATTTTCTGACACATGCCGGAGCGTATATCGCTGGCGGCTACAACCCGGGCCTTTTTACGGCGGCCGTCCTGTTCCTGCCCCTGACCTTATGGGCCACCTACGCGCTTTTTGGCCCGGGCAAGCTGTCTTACAAGGGATTCGGCGTCGTAATCCTTGCCGGCGTTGTTGCGCATGCCGTTTTAATGGGCTCGGTTCAGCTTCTGGTTCGTGGACTGATCTCCGGCAACGTTGCGGCCATTATTCAGGTCATGAATACGATTTTGTTGATGCTTGTACTTTGGGCTGGCGAGCGCATATTGGAAGCGCGGCTTTATCGGCGCGATTGA
- a CDS encoding Bug family tripartite tricarboxylate transporter substrate binding protein codes for MPHSRLNRRQFISRSAGALALALSLSAAGAAQAAYPERAITLVVPYAPGGAADALARVLAQHMGDKLDASIVVENRPGASGTIGAAYVAKAAPDGYTMLYDATPYSINPHLFPKMPFPAGALQPLALVSLAPNILIVKADSPYKNLQGLIAEAKAHPGKLNFASGGSGTVQRLASELFRQDLKLDMVHVPYKSGGPAITDVMGGQVDFMFSTIAASSPLVDAGKLRALAISSPKRAPQLPDVPTVNETVIPGYEVYEWNGVFLPSGVPGPIAAKLHQALVDALHDSDVQKRFNDVGARPVGSTQAEFADYLKKEDAKWAAVIRQGNIRPD; via the coding sequence ATGCCCCACTCTCGGCTCAATCGGCGTCAATTCATCTCGCGTTCCGCGGGCGCGCTGGCACTGGCACTTTCCCTATCCGCCGCGGGCGCGGCGCAGGCCGCCTATCCCGAGCGCGCCATCACGCTGGTGGTGCCTTATGCACCGGGTGGAGCCGCGGACGCCCTGGCCCGGGTGCTGGCCCAGCACATGGGCGACAAGCTCGACGCCAGCATCGTGGTGGAAAACCGCCCCGGCGCCAGCGGCACCATCGGCGCGGCCTACGTGGCCAAAGCCGCGCCCGACGGCTACACCATGCTTTACGACGCCACGCCCTATTCCATCAACCCGCATCTGTTTCCCAAGATGCCCTTTCCCGCCGGCGCGCTGCAGCCGCTGGCGCTGGTATCGCTGGCGCCCAACATCCTGATCGTCAAGGCCGATTCGCCCTACAAGAACCTGCAGGGGCTGATCGCCGAAGCCAAGGCACACCCGGGCAAGCTGAATTTCGCGTCGGGCGGCAGCGGCACGGTGCAGCGCCTGGCCAGCGAACTGTTCCGGCAGGACCTGAAGCTGGACATGGTGCACGTGCCCTACAAAAGCGGCGGCCCGGCGATCACCGACGTGATGGGCGGCCAGGTGGATTTCATGTTCAGCACCATCGCGGCGTCGTCGCCGCTGGTGGATGCCGGGAAGCTGCGCGCGCTGGCCATCTCATCACCCAAGCGCGCGCCGCAGCTGCCTGATGTTCCGACCGTGAACGAAACCGTCATACCCGGGTATGAAGTGTACGAATGGAACGGCGTGTTCCTGCCGTCCGGCGTGCCCGGGCCGATCGCGGCGAAGCTGCACCAGGCCCTGGTGGACGCGCTGCACGACAGCGACGTGCAGAAGCGCTTCAACGATGTGGGCGCCAGGCCCGTGGGCTCCACGCAGGCCGAATTCGCGGATTATCTGAAGAAGGAAGACGCGAAGTGGGCGGCGGTGATCCGCCAGGGCAATATCCGGCCCGATTGA
- a CDS encoding GNAT family N-acetyltransferase: MTHPLSPVFRQATPADTDRCYQIEIAAYEGDEAATREKIATRIAQYPEGFLVMELGGQVAGFINSGCAHQVVMSDEAFKELVGHDAGAPNVVIMSVVLDPAFQGQGWSTPLMREFIGRMRAMRKQSIHLMCKERHVELYKRFGYRYVRPSASDHGGMSWHEMVIEV, encoded by the coding sequence ATGACGCACCCGCTCTCCCCTGTTTTCAGACAAGCCACCCCCGCGGACACCGATCGCTGCTACCAGATCGAAATCGCCGCCTACGAAGGCGACGAGGCCGCAACGCGCGAGAAAATCGCCACCCGCATCGCCCAGTACCCCGAAGGGTTCCTGGTCATGGAACTGGGCGGGCAGGTGGCGGGCTTCATCAACAGCGGCTGCGCGCACCAGGTCGTGATGTCTGACGAAGCCTTCAAAGAACTGGTGGGCCACGACGCCGGCGCGCCGAATGTCGTCATCATGTCGGTGGTGCTGGACCCGGCCTTCCAGGGCCAGGGCTGGTCCACCCCGTTGATGCGCGAATTCATCGGGCGCATGCGCGCCATGCGCAAGCAGTCCATCCACCTGATGTGCAAAGAGCGCCATGTCGAGCTGTACAAGCGCTTTGGCTATCGCTATGTGCGGCCGTCCGCCTCCGATCACGGCGGGATGTCATGGCATGAAATGGTCATAGAGGTGTAA